Within Lolium rigidum isolate FL_2022 chromosome 5, APGP_CSIRO_Lrig_0.1, whole genome shotgun sequence, the genomic segment AGTCTCGCCGGCAACCTGGAGTGTGCACTTGATGTCTCTTGTTGCCAGAGCGCCGTCACGGAAGGCCTCCGTTATAGACTTGTGTCGACCCATGAGTTCATCAATGCGGAATACAACGGTCCTTTACCAGCTTTACATGCACACCGTATCTGTATATAAATATTTTTGGCACAGATCCCGGTGCAAGATTGGTCGGTCCAGATATCATGACCATCTGGACCCCAGAGCCAAAACTCCATCCCCGTCACTATTTAGTAAAGATATATATCACTGTACCCTCACCCAGATCTACTAGGTATACACTAGGCAAGTGATTATTTTGTAAGACTTTTGACTTTTGTCCTATCAATTACATATAGTTTTCAATCCTGTACACTGTTTCCTTCAGTGACTAGAGTTGTTCTTGGGTGTGTTCAAAGTTGCTGCCTGTGTGACTATGGTAGTAGCTTTGACTTGCAGGTTGTGAAAATGCAACTGCATTCACTATCACTGTGCTCATTCTAGTTCAGTTCCAATTCTTGGAAATTGATCATGTGCCTAATTATTTGCTGGTTgtgtgttgtggagcttgttttcaGTAAGATGGTTTACTTTACTGCATTGAAAACAATAATTGGTGCTCTGACTGGAGAGGGAGGAAATCAATCCTACTCCACACAGTACTTAACACAATGATGCAATAGTTCAATTGTCACTTCAAATTCAGTGGCTGTTAATTTCAAGATACTTCACACAATGATACATATGCATTGAGCTAGTTAAGTGTCTGGTAATTTCATTCTTGTAGTGGATTATTAATTTGCTACATGTACCTCCTTATTTTTCAGATAGGAGAATCAGCACCCACGAGTTTGGGGGACACTTGGGCCGCTGGTTTTTGGTCACCGAAGGAGCTACGGTGACAAGCTGGAGGTGCTTGTGTGACGGTGAGACCGCGAGATTCAAGACAGCGAGCCGGGGAGCAGGTCTTCCCCTCCCTACTACCTCTGTCCGTGGCGGCGAGGCAGGGATTAGTAATGATAAAAATGAAGTGCTTAATACCTTCAGTTCTGCTGTTTTATGGTCTCTGTAGACTTTACGGAATGAATTTTGTTTCCAGAGGAGAACATGGTCTGGGCTGGGAGATGTTTGGTCAAGGGTAATCACAAACGTCAGAAGGTGGCGGCTTCTTTGCAGGATGCTCATACATCTCTTCTGGACCGAAATCTGCTGCTACTGGAAAGAACAAGAGGCGAGCTTCTACGGATCGCCTGGTGATGTCAAGCTGGACCTGAAATCATGAAGTCCTGGAAAAATGCTTAGCCTGCTTGCTTAGTTTAGGTCCTTTCTGTTTTCATGTCGACTGTGTGGTGGCCTTTGCCCCGTGATGTATTCCTCGTACTGACTTGACACACTCTTGGTTGCTTTAATGGAACCAGGGGGTTAAaccccttttatctaaaaaaaaaagaacgaGGAACTAGCTAAAAAGACATCTCTATGTGCTATTTTTTATTTGTCCAAACATCTATGGACGAGGAACCGAGGAAGGGAACGGCAAGAAGCACCGTTATCCCCGACAGGTACGTTCGGCTCATCCTGGCCCTGCCGGCTGATGAGCCCGTCGGCCCTTGCCAAGAGGACCATGACTAGGCCGCGTGCACGAACATGACATGGTGCGCTGGGAGGAAATCAAGAAGAAGCGAAACctgagcgtcatctccttcgccgACCTGACGACCCCGTCTATGCTTACTTCTACTGTATTCCATAGgatccagaggaggaggaggctgtcgaGCAAGCAGCAGTCCGAGAATAGACCAAGCATACAAGGAGATGCATGATGGCACTTGGCAATGAATTCTCTGTTTGCAATTTGCTCTGTGATATTTCGCATCAGGTTTCTGAAGAACTCAACTGGGGATGATTGTTGTGCATGTAAACTTGTAAAGTCCGAACGTCTATTTACTCCTTGTGTCAAAACAAATCTCTATAGGATGCATGGTTTTTTCCATGGAAACAATCATGAATCGATGTATCTGTTAGAGATCTTTTGGCTGGGTATATTTTCAAATCTCTCTAATTTGAGATTTCAGAAGTAGCTAAACACACATGACAGCCTCTACATCGATGGTTGAACACGGCCGTTCAACCAAATGATCCATCAAAGAAACGATCGCGTGCGAAGACGGCCACTTGCACTCCCAAAGGCTGTGGCTATGGCTGGATCCCCACCCTCCCCTGCCACCCAGCTCGCCGCACACCTCTCCTCCATTTGGCTCTCCTCCTCGCCTACCCCACGCACTGACCCCTCGCCATTACCGTCGTCATACACTGCCTCGAAAACCACCGGAAACTTACCGGCGATCAACTTCTGTCTTGCTGCCCCACGACGCACCTTCCCCGATGTGGTCTTGGGCACCGCGCCGGTCTCGACCAACATCAGCCGCCCAACCCTCACACCTTCGGCCTCCCACAATGCTCGCCTCATGCGATCGCAGAGACCTCTGTTATCACCCCGGCCGCCGCCCTTCTGCAGCTCCGCGACGACGCACGTTGTTTGCTCGGGTGACGCTATCGCTGGCGCTGTGAAAGCGGCGATGCATCCGCCTCTCAGGCGGTCCGGCGCGCTGCCGAATGCCACCGTCTCGATGTAGTGCGCGTGCACTCGGCGCGCCCCGCCGTCTTTCAGTGCTACGTTCACAACGTCGACGCTCCGGCCGACAATGTACAGGTACCGCTCCGCCCCCGTGATCACGCCGCGGTCGCCCGTGCGCACGAAGCATGATGACCCGGACCTCCCCGGCATCCTCGCGCAGAACGCCTTGAGGCTCGCCGACGGGTGCCCGAGGTATCCCGACGCATTGCTCGGTGATGAAACCCACACCTCCCCCTCGACGCCGTCCGCCACCGGCTCGCCGCTCTCCTCGTTCACCACGGCGATCTCGATCTCCGGCGCTTCGTGCGCCATGGAAGACGAAAGCCTCGCGGACGGCAGGAGCTTCTTGTACGATGGGAGCTCTTCCGCGCGCTTGCTGGTGCTCCGCCACGCCGTGGACACGAACGTGCAGTTCTCGGCGAGGCCGTACGACGGCGAGATGGACCCGGCGTGCAGCCCGTCGCGGCTGAACTCGTGCACGAACTCGTCCACGCACGCCTTGTAGATCGGCTCGTTTATCAGGATCAGGTTCCGTAGGCTTCCGAGCTGCACCGGTCGCCGCGATAACGCTGTGCGCTCGCCGCCGCGCCTGAGCACTAGCGGCAGCGTGAACGACGGAACGGGCGTGCACGTCGCCCTGAACTCGGAGATGAGCTCGATCCAGAGTCGCGGGCGGCGGAGGAAGGCGTCCGGGGAGGCTAGCACGCAGgtggcgccggagacgacggtgAGGAGGAGGAACATGAGGCCGCAGTCGTGGTACTGTGGCAGCCACGACACGATCACGCTGGCCGGGCCCAGGTCGTAAGCCATTCTCGCAGCCCGCACGTTATGGGCTGCCGATCCGGCCGTGACAACCACTGGCTTCGGGATGCCCGTCGCGCCGGACGTGTACTGGATCAGGTACGTGTCGTCCGGCCCGCACCCCGCCATGGTggctccagctccagctcctcgACGGACAGCCACCGCAGTCCGCTCAGCGCGGCGGCGATCCTGCCCGACGCGCCAGCAACGGCGTCGACGTAGCGAGCGTCGGCAACAGCGGCGCAGGGCCTCGTCTGCGACACGGCGCGCAGGAGGTGCGCGTGCGCCGGGCCGGGCCTGGACGGGTTGGGCGGTATGACGGGCACCGCCGTGAGCCCCGCGCGCTGGCACGCAAAGAGGAGCTTGACGAGGCGGAGCCCCGGCGAGGCGAGCACGAGCAAGGtgtcacctcgccggagcggcccGAGGAGCCCGGACGCCATGCGCTCCACGGCGGCGTCGAGCTGGGAGTACGTGAGTGCCGTGTACGACATGTCGCCGGTGGCCGCGTCGTCGTCGGCCCAGACGAATGCCGGCTTGGCGCCGAACGCCGGCAGCTTGGCCCACACGGGCAGGTACCGGTGCACCACCGGTTGGTCCGGGTAGCACGGGTCGTAGTTCTCGGTGGCCATGGCCGCACCTACTACAGCTAGCCAAACCTGAACCTTTCTGCACTCTGCAGCGCCTCCTACTCACTCAGCTGTCAGCTGTGTATAAAACTCATGCAGCGATGTGCTGCTATTTATAGTACCATTGCAGCACGGTCATCTGCACTGCACGCCGATGATcagacggtgacgacgacgcgGATCAAGGCAAGGAGGCGAGACCAAGGTGCTTGTTATCACTCCCTTGGGTGCATCCCGGGAATGGTGGATATCTGAGAGCATATACCGTGCTAGCTGCTTATTTTTGCCGCGCTTAACAGTCTCATGATCGAGACCTGCACTAATCCTACTCATCAGTGATGATAGCAATCTCTGCTTCATGTAAAAATTATGTATCAGTTCGTTAATGCCGAGGAAACTGGAGAATGGACCCATGGAATTTGGTATATGTTCGGGTATATTCACGCAATCACAGTCACAGAAATATATTCTTTTTTCAGACAACTATATTTTTTGGGAGATCGATGATGATGTGTCGGTGAACTCACCTGAGAGGGGCCGAGAAAGCTACCAAGAGCAAGGTGGTGGATCAAGCAAGCATTTCTGCAGCTGCAACCTGCAAGTACAGGATGCTGTCCTGCCGCCCAGCTATTTGTGCCGGCACCTGTTCATCTGTTATGTGACAAGAGAGAACATCAAAGACGAGCGATTTTTCAAATCTTAAGCAGCAGATGCGAGCCATTTATGTGCACTCTCGGAATAAATCAACAAGAGGTTTATCGAGTTTAAATTTGCCCAGCGGTACTTCTCTTTGCATCATATGTTAAGAGGGACAAATGACAGACAAAAGGTCAGACAGTGTATGTTCTGTGATCTTCCTTCGTCGTAGTTTCAGGACTTCCTCCCCGTTAAATGTCAAGGGTGCATCACAAAGTACACTGAAATGACCATGATGGTTGCAAGTCCTACTTATTGAACACTTAAAATCATAGATTAACTCCCGAGGAAACCTGGTACAATttttttttagacggaaggctcaagatgagcccggctttaaattaatgAATCCCCATAACACAACCCCAGCAACCCACACAGAATAAAGGTTACAAGCACACAACCCAGCaactgggtattataaagggaaataaaaatcaaaaaaatgtaaaaaacaaacaatctatctatcttcgtatagaagatcatctgtatgaaatttgaggccatttagagaaggtcgaaaaatTCACCtacttacaaaagctggtttgagtgaccaaacggcatgcgcttaagcaaagtgattttttttcgaatatctccaaatgaccccaaatttggaaTACATGATACCATACCTTTAACAACAAGGAAAAAAATCTCACAAAATTTGGCCGATGTGTATAGTTCTATAAGAAATAACCTCACCATAGTGCCATTAAAATTTTCAGTTGCAAACTTTCGtattttacctaaccttcaacagaaAACTTGTTTCAATTTTATTTTAGCGTACATAAAACAAACCGCACctcgattcgagcaccacagcatccaaacgatgccgatgtcgatatcggcatggtcagaacagcTATGCTCGCCGCAACTCCTTGGCCACCGTCGGGATGTACCCTCAATGCTGTCCCATCTCTCGATCTATGAGACACCAGGGATACTGCCGAGGCCAATGTCGTACGTACATGCCGAgggcaatgccgaacatgcacgccgttgtgggaacggccacgccgccccgctatgctggacgccatagACAACCGTGAGgtatttcccttcgccaccacactcccctagcaTCCATCTatccacgccagaaaggagagacactagttttctctacattgattGCGTTCGTGTTCGACACCGTCAGTCAAACTGTTGAAGTCGTCGTCGATGtgctcgaccatttcttctcttctttgcatggttaaacacgTCTAGTTCGTATCTAtcaaatgcgtctggtctcgcctcatgcagttctttgtggacgtcgatctcacctCGGCACCGTGCAGGCCCCCTCCTCTGTGCCATCGATGTAGAGCTCCGTttgaaaatctaatcctaccggtgtattgccccttgtatcagcttcatggccccacttgtcagtcgatataccgaagccccactcgtccgCGTTTTGGCCAGGGATACggtgatgcttacggtcaaacaaagatggatggtctgacgtgtctttcagggatctacgtggccccactagtcagcagaTAATGGTCAAAGTTGCTAACCCGACGGCCAactggccgttccagcacttgtgagcGTTTGAGACAAGAGGctagggaaaactgaggaaaagttaagcggctgggaaaaactgagcacaactaaggacccgagggcacgaaaatagaaatcccaaatttaaaatcctcttactaatcttcttcaaaaggaTGTTCCTTTCattttttatgatgattgtaaggaagccttttAAACTTTAAAGAAAGCATTAATAACCGCTCCTATTGTTCaaccacctgattggaatttatcatttg encodes:
- the LOC124656464 gene encoding LOW QUALITY PROTEIN: long-chain-fatty-acid--AMP ligase FadD26-like (The sequence of the model RefSeq protein was modified relative to this genomic sequence to represent the inferred CDS: inserted 1 base in 1 codon), whose product is MATENYDPCYPDQPVVHRYLPVWAKLPAFGAKPAFVWADDDAATGDMSYTALTYSQLDAAVERMASGLLGPLRRGDTLLVLASPGLRLVKLLFACQRAGLTAVPVIPPNPSRPGPAHAHLLRAVSQTRPCAAVADARYVDAVAGASGRIAAALSGLRWLSVEELEXGATMAGCGPDDTYLIQYTSGATGIPKPVVVTAGSAAHNVRAARMAYDLGPASVIVSWLPQYHDCGLMFLLLTVVSGATCVLASPDAFLRRPRLWIELISEFRATCTPVPSFTLPLVLRRGGERTALSRRPVQLGSLRNLILINEPIYKACVDEFVHEFSRDGLHAGSISPSYGLAENCTFVSTAWRSTSKRAEELPSYKKLLPSARLSSSMAHEAPEIEIAVVNEESGEPVADGVEGEVWVSSPSNASGYLGHPSASLKAFCARMPGRSGSSCFVRTGDRGVITGAERYLYIVGRSVDVVNVALKDGGARRVHAHYIETVAFGSAPDRLRGGCIAAFTAPAIASPEQTTCVVAELQKGGGRGDNRGLCDRMRRALWEAEGVRVGRLMLVETGAVPKTTSGKVRRGAARQKLIAGKFPVVFEAVYDDGNGEGSVRGVGEEESQMEERCAASWVAGEGGDPAIATAFGSASGRLRTRSFL